AACAAAACCGAACGTACAcacttttatgtataaaaaaatatacaataaaattatgtgtacccactttgggtacataaatgtgtacacatttatatgtgtcatcatgtgattggatgattttgaattaagaataaaacaataaccaatcatatgatgacacatatgaatgtgtatacATTTCTTAGCTTATCTTCTGGTTGAATCCTACTGATTACTGCCATTTTATCAAACtgttcaaaatcataaaaaaatatgaacgaCTGTTTGTACTAGCATTTGTTAGCAGATTTGAGAAGTTATTGGAAATGTGGCAGCtgttattgaaagaaaaatagccAAAGGCTCTCTATTTCCAGGAACAGTTAAATCCTACAGAATACATCTCAAAGTAAAATTGAACCATTCCTGAAACTGTCAACTATCAAACCACAACATTTACAATTGAAAACTTTGTACCATTTCTGGGAAACTCTTTCAAACTAAAGATCAAATTGTTCACTACAGAAAGTTGAAGGCACTACTAAAAGTTGCAACCGTCCTGTCCACTCTTCACCTGGTTTCAGTGTTATAGGTTTCACAATTGCTGCTCCATCAACACATACCATCTGTTTATATTCCTCATCCGCCAAATCTGCCATTGACTTTGATTTCCTCTCCCATGGATTCCACACCACtgttgaaggaaaaaaaattattaaaaaagaataagaaatggGGCCAGAAAATTCCATACAATATCAGACACAAGGAAAACACAGGATAAAACCATCTGCCATGTAAATTCATCAATTCGAATCACGCTTTTAGTTAAGCCTCTAATGTAAATGGGTGACTGGATGTCtctattaaaagaaaaaataatgaaattatcacAATGTAAGATATGTCCTGCTGTAATTTTTTTCCTCCTGAATTGCCAGAATTAAAATATCTGGCAGGTTTCAGCTTACCAACATCAGGCAGGCCTTCCTTCCTGATAACGTATGTTCGTTTCTTTTCATGGTCAAGCACTGCGATTACGTTAGGGCAATGAAGATAAACTCTGTCCACCtagcagaaaaaaataatagctAAACAGTACGAAGATTAAGAGACATATCAACTGTAAAATGTAGAAATAGTTGAAATTACGAAACTTTGTGATATCCATGAGATAATTATTCCTCAATTATTAGGTTGCTAATTGTCTTTAACAGGACACACTGACAAAATTCAATACTTTACCTCAGATTCAAAAGTTACAGCATCTCCCTGTTCTGTAAAACGTTCTCTTTGTCGAAGATTATCAAGGTAGTCAACAGTCTCCAAACCTTCTATCCTCACTTCACTGCAAACACATTCTCGAACATCCATAGTCAAAAAAGAAGATTTCTACTTTAAGTTACGCAAATAAAATTCTTACCTTATATCAGAAACCAACAGATATGTATGATATGCAAAAGAGAAAGTAAGCGGCTTGCTATTGACATTCCTCACTCGTGATATTAATATCAGATCTCCATCTACTCCGAGCAAGACCCTAAGACGAAACTCAAAACTAGGAAGAAAAACCACTCATTAGTTACACAACCACCAACTAAAATTCATCACAAGCACACATAAAAACGGTTATCTACAACCAAAAAACacttaaatatctaaatttgcTTATACTACACAACTTCAAccatagaaaaaataaaaaaaagattccTTGTGAATGCATCTTAAGAAAATCTACAGCATGCCAAATACATACCTATAGGGCCAGCATTTCAAGTCTTCTTCAGATGGTTTAAGTAGTAGGTCAACACAGCCTTTTCCATTGAAATCGTTTGGCTGTAGATGTGGACCATTTTCCTCAATTGTCCACAATTTGTTCTTTGCGAATCCATGCTGATCTAGTGATCCACAATTTCCAAACTTGAAAAGCATTAAAAATAGTATGCATCAGCACATGTTCAGCAATTTATATCCAAGCTTGAACAGAACAAAATGATAATAAGTACCTGTGGGAAACAAATAGGGATTCCGCCGTGTATTGCTTTTGATGGCTTTAAAATCGCCTGCTATAAATCGGGGAAAGAAACTGTTATTCTAGCAGGTTTTAAGGTAGATTACTTATAGAGGGCAGTCCTAAAGACAATCATATGATTTTCTGACCAAATTTATATCAccataaaattagtttaaacatGACTCTGCAaatagaaaaccaaaaaaaaaaaaaaaagagacacacacaaaaggaaatgaaacaaaaaaaaaacaaaaccttgCTACTGGTGAACAGAAGTTCTTCTCCTTTCTCGTTTCTCCATGAGGTAACTTGTCCTCCTTGCAAGCTGACCTATACCATTGGAGAAAgagtttaaattcattttaaaacgACAGAAATACTAAATTCACCCATCATTACCTACCCAATATAACTCTCCCTGTTAGagtaaaatacattaaatttaTAGCTTTAATTGGAGTAATTCATGTTTAAAAGTCTCACCTTAGCAGAGGCCCCTTGTGGGTTTCGAAGGACAACCTGATCAATCCCATTCCTGTCCTTTGTCATCTCAAAAGTTGATTTCACATCGCAAATTGCTGCGGGATGCCccatattggaaaaaaaaaatatatatcttgttTCTCTTTTAACCACTCAAGAACACTCTAAAGAATGCCAATTCCTAAAACCGACTATAAGAAACATACACAGTCAAAATTCGGAACGACGCCTACTTGTGAACTACAATCAATAACCAACCTCCGATTCTTTAAGTTGCTCAAATTCTGTTTAATTGTAATGCATCAGATCTAGAGAACTCCGaaaagataagtaatttcaAAACCATTGAAACTCTAACTCTAAAACCCAGATACAAAACAACTACTGTAAAAAGGGAAACATCTGGCAACAGCTTACATGACCACCTATAACTCTATCCAGAAAAAAATCTCCAGAAACTTGTCTTATTTACAGCATAATAAGATACCTTAATCTTACttcaaaatacaaataaacCCCCAAATCCGGAATTGGCTTATTtcgaaattcaaaatttaattactaataTAACTGAATCCCAAGTCCCAACCTatacattcaaaattttagaagcAAACCcgaaagatgaaaataaaaatgaagtaaACTTATTGAAGTAATGGGAGCCTATAATGGTAAGAAAAGTAACATCGGAAAAGAACACATGCATGGCTGCTTACTGTGAATGAAAGTGTTACAGCATTCCTTTAAAcagaagaaatgaaataaaaagtaatttatatttataaaatgagtAACTGAAAATTGAAGGGAAACACTGGATAGAGAACAAGATTTTGAAAGTAATGGCACGTGAAAGAAGTTGGTTTAAAAAAGGAACTTGGACTGGTATTATAACAATTCTGTTGCAGAGATCTAGGACGTGGAAATGCGAGGAAGACAGAGTCCCTGAACAAATAAGAATTTCAactattcatttattaattgttattttaaattgtaaattctGCACCTGCATCGGATCCCTCCTTCTCCGTTTGACACTTTCGCTGGGCCTctaagttttcaatatttattggGAGAATAAATTTCCCACCTTTGCCTGAACTGCCCTTTGTCACCCTCAAACTGTAGACGCTACCCTTTTTCCATGCCTTTACGGGCCCCCATGGATTTGTTTTGCTAAATATTATCTCTGCCTGCCTTTTTTGTCCCTGTAGAAAGAGCAAATTATGAAGAGATTGAGGTCGGGAAAACCTGTCTGAGAATGGAGAGATGGGAGGTGGTCACCGCAGGTACCACCACCAGACTAGAACTAGTGAAATGGCTCGCTCGATATTCTAAAAAACAAAGATACAAATTAGGGCATTGGTCTGGTCCAGAGCAAGAGACGATGGTTTCCCATTCTGTTGATGAATCTGTTCTATAACCATCTTCCCTTCATATTCTAGGCTGTGACTTCAGGGTATATGCTTCAATAGATGAATCTGCGAACCCAGATGCCTTATCCAATATTGTTTTTTCCTGATGAATCTCTTCCGTTTATGCCTTTTCTTCTGAACTAGAATTGGCTTTAGAATTTCAGCTGTACGAGTGGAAATTGATTggtatattaaatgaaaaagaaaaaaaaaaatagaatctTGAGGAGATTGTTGTAGCagaatatccaatcacatggtTCTCATTGTTTGTAcatgagtatttaaataattttaaatattaattataattttttttttttaaaaagtaacctAAAAGTCGTAAAATTATAACTTGTGGTAAGTTCTTTCTTCTTGTGCTTGGAAATTGGAATTCAACCTTCGTCAGTGCAACTGTAATTGTTTCACCACCCTCCCAACTCCAACGCCGCCATCTTTTTAAAGCCAATTACCCCAGTTGAAGCTATGCGGATGGACAAAACGGGCAATCTCATAGGCAGCCATGGTCATGGGCTTCGTGGGCCACGGCTTAACTTTCAAGCGCACTAGTCGTCTTTATTATGTATTGTGGGCTTTCTGACATTTTGATTGTATAGATATAGTTGAAGATTTCATATCTAAATTAacgattaaaaaaataatagaaacgACAAGCATGATAAAccaatatgaaataaaattataaatgatcaTAATAAGaacaaatatattatcatcCAGTAGCTTTAAAGTGTACCCACCCAGATTACAGAAAATATTAAAGATTAACTTTTGTTATATGGATAATGTATTTGGGACTCAGCCATGTGCGTTGGGCCATCCCAGCATTGAACAACAAAATGGGTTACATTCAATTGTGGCACTTTTAGAACGTCAAAGAGCTAACATGTAAGTTTGCCGTAACCAGGAGCTAGGATTGGTATCTATCTATGGGAGTTGCTGAAACTCAAATCTAACTTTGTATCCAATAACttaaattcaagtaaaaaatcaaaattattttcataaatcaagtcaaatttgagttgatcAGAACTCGATCATTACGTTATTAAAGTGAAATTGTTAAACGGGTTCACacattttagtttaatcttGGATTTTTCTCATCTACTTCATTTGTAACTTGTAATTCATCAACTTGGGGGCCCTAATTTTATAGTGCTTAAAACAATTGATTTCTAACTTATCAATCGACCCTGCATCAAATgcatttacaattttttcttttttttccattttaaaagtAAACTATTAAAACGTCAACTATAATcacttgtaaaaattttaatggtgtCTGCATCACaggaacaaaacaaaacaattgtGCAATGAAATGGGAAGAGATTTTCCCTTTTGTAATGTTCTTTACAATTAATTACCCATAATATCATTCCTACGCTCGAATTTGCTCCATCCTTTGAGATTATCACAgttcaatattattaaaatatcttaaattaagAAACTTATTGACCACCAAAAACAGAAGCTTTGCAACAAATAAACCAGTGTACTGTAAGATAGCCATCAGCTCTTTAACTGCATTCTTCCCTTCCTTGCCATGGTTTATGGGATTGAATTTGCAAGAGCAACGACAAATGAGAAAAAACGACAACAGGATGTCGGTAACAAAATACAATGGCAAACATCATCAACAATTTAAAATACAACGCAATTCACATTTGATATCAGTAGAGTTGTTAatactttgattattttaagTCCCAACATCTTTCCTAAACTCATCAATTTCTATTTCTCTTGAATGTACACTGACTTAACCTTAAGGCCATTAGGACTAGCACTCTGATTTTACTAAAATACATCAGGTTTGCCATGACAAAAACTAACTTAAACTGTAACAACTCCACAAGTCCAGGGCCCATACCAATCCTACTCAAGTTTTTAATCTCAGCATCTGCCAACTGTTAGCAAATAAGCTTATTCCGGGATCAGCCAGCAGCCACAGCATCAGCCCTGGGACTTGCATCCAAGAGTTGACGTAGCTTCGCACCAGAGTTTGACTTTTTCTCAAACAGGTGTCCCTCTTCCCCGACTTTTTTATCGACAGAACCTGAATTGTTAACTCTAGACAGCAGGTTCTCAGTACTAATAGGTGTGACCCTCTTGTCGTCAACGTTGTTCAAAATAATCTCTTGCGCGTGTGCATTTTTCAGTTTCTCCTGTATGGTGTACCACTTTATAAATTACCACAACTTTTTGGCTTGGAAACACATAACTTCCAAGCTTCAGCAAAAATATTAAACAGCCTCAAATCAAGAAAGAGAAATAATTGCAGAGAGGCTACAGCACTTACCATTAATGTTGCGTTTTCTAGCCTTAGTTCCTCTGACTTCTCAGTTAACTGATCTATTTCAGATTTGAGTGTCATATTCTCAACATTCAATGAATCCACTTTCCTTGCTAGTTCTTCAGTCTCAGCCTATATGGGGGTAAAACATTAGCTGTGGACTAAATTTTCTGTAAACTACAATGAAATTCAACCAACAGGAGGTTTTGAATAAAAGCCAATGAGCACTCTCATGTCCCTTTACTCTTACCTGCTTCCTCAACCTGGACCTTCTTGCAGACTCTCGATTAGACTGCTTTCTCCTCTCCCGTTTGATCTCCCGTTCATTCTAacaagattttaaaaagttataaactACTTCATATGCTGTATTTACAACTGAAATTTCGAAGTTTTCTTGGAACAGCTTGAAATTATGAAGAGTTTGAAAACAGGCTGAATCACTAAAGAATAGAAAAGGAATAAACATTCACAAACAATACCTGCAACCAGCCTTCAGTAGGCAAAACCGCACATGGTTGTGGAACACCACTTGGACTTGTCTTAGAATTCATGCTAGTAGGGTTTCTAAGCTCCAATGTTGTTGTCATGCCAGGAGAAAGTACAGGGCCACTGGGTTTTCCTGGAACACCAGCACCAGCAACACTTGTACCCAACACATTAGGAGCTGCATTTGCATCCCCACCAGAAGCAGGATTTGGCTGGGTCTCAGTTTTCCCATCTCCACCTGTTAGCATagatattaaacaaatataaacataaacacACAAAAACTTCAACCCAATATGGTTCCCAAGACCAattttttctctgtttcttcctttgttttcttattttccaaGTTGGGTGTCATTTTCACACTTTCAGAATTCTTCATGCGGGCCACCAAAATTATTTATTGCAGGCAAACTTTTGTTCACAGGATTTTGAATGCTTTGTTAAAAATAGATTCATACCAATGATGGGTGTTCCCTCCCGGCTTCTTTTCCTCCTAGCTTGATTTTCCTGACATAAGATAGCAAGGGATGACAGTTTTATTTACAGTggccttgtttatatatattacttacAAATAAATTAGTGGTCACATAAAGACCTAAAAATTttctagagaaaaaaaaaaaaagtactcaCCTTCGAAGTATTCCCATCACTCCCCTCAGTTGAACCTTCAGCCTCACTGTCCAAAGAGTTATAAAATTAGTATATCCCGTATAGAGAAAGTTGGAAACAACAAAACCTGTCAATAGAGTTATGTACTTGTTCAACATACCTCTGTGAGAGCCTATGTTCAGCTCCATCATTAGCACTCTCAGCATTATTACCATTGCCAATAGACATTGCCAGACCATCAAATCCTTTCAGCTTCTTCATTAAGCTTCGCTCTGAGTTTCCTGATGATTTTGTTGGTGCTTCAGTGCTCAAAGGGACTACAATCTGTATTATTACATCCAAAATCAACATATGAGGCCTACAAACCAATGTCAGACAAACAAGGATAGACTTGCAAGAGTGGAAAGAGATAGAAGCAAAACTCCACTTACAGCAGGTGAAGATGGAACGCCGTGACCATGCGGATGTGACGCCTATATTAAAGGAAACATAAAGATCATTTCAGTAAACAAAGGGCAATCACCACATTAAAGCTGTTCACCAAATGCAATGAAGTAATAATTATCTTTAAACACAACTAAGCTGCAAAGAAAAATGGAATCTAGGCAATTCTAAAAACCAATAAATTTTACCAAACCATGAGGAATTTACAAACATCCCTTGAACACAAATCTAAACCTCCTTCAGTTAACAGCTGTCCTTTGATCATTCAAGGGAAACTCCcatgaactaaaatttaataactcCTCAGATAATAACTTTGCTTAAATAATTCAAAGGAAAGTCCAATAACAATGATTGAAAGTGGAGAGAATACTACAACTTACCAGAGGAACTGCAGGATGTGCATAAACTCCTCCCGGAGAGTAAATTGCAGCATACGGTGCTCCGTAAGGTGGCATCATAGGCTGGAAGGATCGatgaataaacaaattaacCCCATCCCCAGTTTACAAAATTCATTCCTCGGGACCTCAATATGAAGAACTGGAACAAATAGTTGCCCATCAAACTTCCTCAAAGCTTTTAAGTATACCTGTGGTGACCACATATAGTGGGGAGGAGCATGTCCAGATGCCACAGCAGAGTTGTAATATGGCTGAATCGCAACTCGAGGGCCATAATATGCCTAAAGATGCAACGAAACAACATAATTCACAGTTACCAGTTTTATAAACTGTTTTTGTTGGACAATTTGTAAGGGAAACAAATAACTAATTGCAAGCATAAAGTAGGTAACCTGCAAAGCTGCCCAATCAGGATACACAGGAATATTGCCCTGATCCtatcaataaatcaatttaaccaATTGTCAGACAAAAACTTCACAAGCATGAAACAAtggttttttcttatttcagaGCAACAAAGTCagttttttgttattctagttttaaaaaaaagaacccCGCATAATTTATTAGCTCACCTGTGAAGCAGGTGAAGATGATTTATCAGACTTCGATGACTTCACATCTTCATTGTTTCCCATGGCCAAGCACCAAACTGCAAACCCCCAGCTGATTCAGAGAAGATGCAAGAATTTCCCGTCTTTAATCAATAGTCAGTTGCATTAAGGCAAAACAAGTCAGGTTGTGCTCCACAAGAAAAGAAAGCATATAAAGCAAAGTACAATAACTATACAATTAAACATATCAACCATTTGGAGCACtagaaaaaatatcaattccCTCAAATACCCATCAGATGAAAGAGACTGAAACGAATTTTCCGTTCACTAATTTAGAAAACAAGGTATAGAAGTACACAATTCTTTATTAATGCGTCAGGTTAACTTGACattttgaattctttatttTAACTCTGAATGTGTCCGGTTAACCATACATGTATGACTTAATTGCCAAATAAAACTAACCTCGCTTTTttcttaatcaaaattattgatatttcaaCACTGATAATAGAAACCTTAAACGAAAGAAATTATTTACTGCTTCGCTGAAATCTACATATCCTTCAACAATTCATGTCCTTCAACAATTccaaaacataacaaaaatttggagTACTGAAAAAAGTCTGAAATTTGGGGGCGCAACAGTCTTTTCAGACCCCCACCGTTTATAAGAAGATGATCTGTATAGGTGTAAGGTTCAACAAATCCGCAAAGGGAGGACAATTCGTAAGTAACGGCAGCCCATGAGTATGAGTCCTGCAGTTTCTTTCCGCATGATAATTCATGATGGTTTGGATGCTTCTCTTAATCCACAAAATCATATTTGCTAAAATAGAACAGTTTATTACAGCAAAAtttcctaaattttctttttcagaaatctgaCTACCTGTCAAGCTTGACAAGAGTTCTAGATTTGAAGGAAGCTGACAACTCGTAAATTGGAGAGAACTAAATAACTTTGAGCTCTGATACTCTACTTGGTTACCGAGAAAAACAAAGGCATTCTTTAGcaacaatgaaaataataatcgTTCTTTTAGTCGTGCAGTTTTGTTACATCAGTTTATAAAGACCGAGAAAGCTCAGACGCAAAGGTTTGATAAACGATGGTTTTGGCGTTGAGGTCCATTCGAATATTCAAACTGCAGTTTCATTTAACTTTCCCACATTTAGTAGGCAATCAACCATCACTTAATCGACATAATTTGACAACAACAACAGTTACTTATTCCATCCTCCATTTTCTCACCAACCAAACAAGAGGTTAGAATTTATATAACAGAAACTTTACAAAAAAATCCTCTAAAGCAACtgaaaaaaatttttcataCCTTATATTTCCAGATACCAAATCTTCTCTTCTCACTTCCGAAATCCAGAAAGTT
This sequence is a window from Mangifera indica cultivar Alphonso chromosome 5, CATAS_Mindica_2.1, whole genome shotgun sequence. Protein-coding genes within it:
- the LOC123217515 gene encoding common plant regulatory factor 1-like isoform X1 — translated: MGNNEDVKSSKSDKSSSPASQDQGNIPVYPDWAALQAYYGPRVAIQPYYNSAVASGHAPPHYMWSPQPMMPPYGAPYAAIYSPGGVYAHPAVPLASHPHGHGVPSSPAIVVPLSTEAPTKSSGNSERSLMKKLKGFDGLAMSIGNGNNAESANDGAEHRLSQSEAEGSTEGSDGNTSKENQARRKRSREGTPIIGGDGKTETQPNPASGGDANAAPNVLGTSVAGAGVPGKPSGPVLSPGMTTTLELRNPTSMNSKTSPSGVPQPCAVLPTEGWLQNEREIKRERRKQSNRESARRSRLRKQAETEELARKVDSLNVENMTLKSEIDQLTEKSEELRLENATLMEKLKNAHAQEIILNNVDDKRVTPISTENLLSRVNNSGSVDKKVGEEGHLFEKKSNSGAKLRQLLDASPRADAVAAG
- the LOC123217515 gene encoding common plant regulatory factor 1-like isoform X2 → MGNNEDVKSSKSDKSSSPASQGNIPVYPDWAALQAYYGPRVAIQPYYNSAVASGHAPPHYMWSPQPMMPPYGAPYAAIYSPGGVYAHPAVPLASHPHGHGVPSSPAIVVPLSTEAPTKSSGNSERSLMKKLKGFDGLAMSIGNGNNAESANDGAEHRLSQSEAEGSTEGSDGNTSKENQARRKRSREGTPIIGGDGKTETQPNPASGGDANAAPNVLGTSVAGAGVPGKPSGPVLSPGMTTTLELRNPTSMNSKTSPSGVPQPCAVLPTEGWLQNEREIKRERRKQSNRESARRSRLRKQAETEELARKVDSLNVENMTLKSEIDQLTEKSEELRLENATLMEKLKNAHAQEIILNNVDDKRVTPISTENLLSRVNNSGSVDKKVGEEGHLFEKKSNSGAKLRQLLDASPRADAVAAG
- the LOC123215643 gene encoding putative glucose-6-phosphate 1-epimerase isoform X3, whose translation is MTKDRNGIDQVVLRNPQGASAKVSLQGGQVTSWRNEKGEELLFTSSKQAILKPSKAIHGGIPICFPQFGNCGSLDQHGFAKNKLWTIEENGPHLQPNDFNGKGCVDLLLKPSEEDLKCWPYSFEFRLRVLLGVDGDLILISRVRNVNSKPLTFSFAYHTYLLVSDISEVRIEGLETVDYLDNLRQRERFTEQGDAVTFESEVDRVYLHCPNVIAVLDHEKKRTYVIRKEGLPDVVVWNPWERKSKSMADLADEEYKQMVCVDGAAIVKPITLKPGEEWTGRLQLLVVPSTFCSEQFDL
- the LOC123215643 gene encoding putative glucose-6-phosphate 1-epimerase isoform X1; the protein is MGHPAAICDVKSTFEMTKDRNGIDQVVLRNPQGASAKVSLQGGQVTSWRNEKGEELLFTSSKQAILKPSKAIHGGIPICFPQFGNCGSLDQHGFAKNKLWTIEENGPHLQPNDFNGKGCVDLLLKPSEEDLKCWPYSFEFRLRVLLGVDGDLILISRVRNVNSKPLTFSFAYHTYLLVSDISEVRIEGLETVDYLDNLRQRERFTEQGDAVTFESEVDRVYLHCPNVIAVLDHEKKRTYVIRKEGLPDVVVWNPWERKSKSMADLADEEYKQMVCVDGAAIVKPITLKPGEEWTGRLQLLVVPSTFCSEQFDL
- the LOC123215643 gene encoding putative glucose-6-phosphate 1-epimerase isoform X2, with amino-acid sequence MGHPAAICDVKSTFEMTKDRNGIDQVVLRNPQGASAKVSLQGGQVTSWRNEKGEELLFTSSKAILKPSKAIHGGIPICFPQFGNCGSLDQHGFAKNKLWTIEENGPHLQPNDFNGKGCVDLLLKPSEEDLKCWPYSFEFRLRVLLGVDGDLILISRVRNVNSKPLTFSFAYHTYLLVSDISEVRIEGLETVDYLDNLRQRERFTEQGDAVTFESEVDRVYLHCPNVIAVLDHEKKRTYVIRKEGLPDVVVWNPWERKSKSMADLADEEYKQMVCVDGAAIVKPITLKPGEEWTGRLQLLVVPSTFCSEQFDL